A single window of Loxodonta africana isolate mLoxAfr1 chromosome 10, mLoxAfr1.hap2, whole genome shotgun sequence DNA harbors:
- the LOC135232503 gene encoding olfactory receptor 4F3/4F16/4F29-like — MDGGNTSAVSEFVFLGLTSLWKMQLLLLVFSSVLYVASMTGNILIVFSVTTDPHLHSPMYFLLASLSFIDLGACSVTSPKMIYDLFRKHKVISFGGCITQIFFIHVIGGVEMVLLIAMAFDRYVAICKPLHYQTIMSPKLCILFLAASWALGVSHSLFQLAFIVNLPFCGPNVLDSFYCDLRRLLRLACRDTYRLQFMVTVNSGFVCVGSFFILVISYIFILFTVWKHSSAGSSKALTTLSAHITVVLLFFGPTMFVYTWPHPNSQMDKFLAIFDAVLTPFLNPVIYTFRNKDMKAAMKRVCKQLVIYRKIS; from the coding sequence ATGGATGGAGGGAATACTTCTGCGGTATCTGAATTTGTGTTTCTGGGACTCACCAGTTTGTGGAAGATGCAGCTTCTCCTCCTGGTGTTCTCCTCTGTGCTCTATGTGGCAAGCATGACTGGAAACATCCTTATTGTGTTTTCTGTTACTACAGATCCTCACTTACATTCTCCTATGTACTTCCTACTGGCCAGTCTCTCCTTCATTGACTTGGGAGCCTGCTCTGTCACCTCACCAAAAATGATATACGACCTTTTCAGAAAGCACAAAGTAATCTCCTTTGGAGGCTGCATTACTCAGATCTTTTTCATCCATGTCATTGGTGGTGTAGAGATGGTGCTGCTCATAGCCATGGCTTTTGACAGATATGTGGCCATATGTAAGCCTCTCCACTATCAGACCATTATGAGCCCAAAACTGTGCATTTTGTTTCTGGCTGCCTCTTGGGCCCTTGGTGTCAGTCACTCACTCTTCCAACTGGCATTTATAGTTAATTTACCTTTCTGTGGACCTAATGTATTGGACAGCTTTTACTGTGACCTACGCAGGCTCCTCCGACTGGCCTGCAGAGATACCTACAGACTGCAGTTCATGGTCACTGTCAACAGTGGGTTTGTCTGTGTTGGTTCTTTCTTCATACTTGTCATCTCCTACATCTTCATCCTTTTTACTGTTTGGAAACATTCCTCAGCTGGTTCATCCAAGGCCCTCACAACTCTATCAGCTCACATCACTGTTGTCCTTTTGTTCTTTGGTCCAACCATGTTTGTGTATACATGGCCACACCCCAATTCTCAGATGgacaagtttcttgctatttttgATGCAGTACTcactccttttctgaatccagtcaTCTATACATTCAGGAATAAAGACATGAAGGCAGCGATGAAGAGAGTATGCAAACAGTTAGTGATTTACAGGAAGATCTCATAA